A genomic segment from Alkalilimnicola ehrlichii MLHE-1 encodes:
- a CDS encoding ATP-binding cassette domain-containing protein, with protein MALLHLHDIHLAFGGPTLLDGVSLQLEAGERIALLGRNGCGKSSLLRLLAGEHTPDSGRIEGLERLDVALLPQDIPERMAGSVYHVVAEGLGELGELVERYHQTSRQVAMGDEAAMTRLEHIQHELEGRGGWALHNRVEATLSRLGLPADARFDQLSGGLRRQVLLAQALVRDPDLLLLDEPTNHLDLEAIQRLEEVIATTEASVVLVTHDRAFLRRVATRIVELDRGRAYSYPGDWDNYLRRRDERLNAEAQAQAREDKRLAQEEAWIRQGIKARRTRNQGRVRALQALREAHAARRTGQGTSRLDIQAAEQSGKLVAEAEQVGFTLPDGRPLIQDFSTTVLRGDRIGLVGPNGAGKTTLLRLLLGRVQPTAGRIRTGTRLEVAWFDQLRETLDDQRSVADNIADGREFIEVGGRRTHVLGYLQDFLFTPDRARSPVHSLSGGERARLLLARLFTRPANLLVLDEPTNDLDMETLELLEDRLADYDGTVLLVSHDREFMDQVVTSTWVFEGEGRITEHAGGYSDWLRHQAQRDTEQGRQTRRTEAAQRPERPTSRSRRPAKLGYKAQRELASLPETIERLEQEQSELQQQLANPAIYRDRPEDIPRLQAQLEALEERLMSAFERWEELEAQTQV; from the coding sequence TTGGCGCTGCTGCATCTGCACGACATCCACCTGGCCTTCGGCGGTCCGACGCTGCTGGACGGCGTCAGCCTGCAGCTGGAAGCCGGCGAGCGCATCGCCCTGCTCGGCCGCAACGGTTGCGGCAAGTCCTCCCTGCTGCGCCTGTTGGCGGGCGAACACACCCCGGACAGCGGACGCATCGAGGGCCTGGAACGGCTCGATGTCGCCCTGCTGCCCCAGGACATCCCCGAACGCATGGCGGGTAGCGTCTACCATGTCGTCGCCGAGGGGCTCGGCGAGCTGGGCGAACTGGTGGAACGTTACCACCAGACCAGCCGCCAGGTGGCCATGGGCGACGAGGCAGCCATGACCCGGCTGGAGCATATTCAGCACGAGCTGGAGGGGCGCGGCGGCTGGGCCCTTCACAATCGGGTGGAGGCCACCCTGAGCCGGCTGGGCCTGCCCGCCGATGCCCGCTTCGACCAGCTCTCCGGCGGGCTGAGACGCCAGGTGCTGCTGGCCCAGGCGCTGGTCCGCGACCCCGATCTGCTGCTTCTGGATGAGCCCACCAACCACTTGGACCTGGAAGCCATCCAGCGGTTGGAGGAGGTGATCGCCACCACCGAGGCCTCGGTAGTCCTCGTCACCCACGATCGCGCCTTCCTGCGCCGGGTGGCCACCCGGATCGTGGAGCTGGACCGCGGGCGGGCATACAGCTACCCCGGCGATTGGGACAATTACCTGCGCCGGCGCGATGAGCGGCTGAACGCCGAGGCCCAGGCCCAGGCGCGGGAGGACAAGCGCCTGGCCCAAGAGGAAGCCTGGATCCGCCAGGGCATCAAGGCCCGGCGCACCCGCAACCAGGGGCGGGTGCGGGCCCTGCAGGCGCTGCGTGAGGCGCACGCCGCCCGCCGGACTGGTCAGGGCACCAGCCGGCTGGACATCCAGGCGGCGGAGCAGTCGGGCAAGCTCGTGGCCGAGGCCGAGCAGGTCGGGTTCACCCTGCCCGACGGCCGGCCGCTGATCCAAGACTTCTCCACCACCGTGCTGCGCGGCGACCGCATTGGCCTGGTGGGCCCCAACGGCGCCGGCAAGACCACCCTGCTGCGCCTGCTACTGGGGCGGGTTCAGCCCACGGCGGGCCGCATCCGCACCGGTACCCGGCTGGAGGTGGCCTGGTTCGACCAGCTTCGGGAGACGCTGGACGATCAGCGCAGTGTCGCCGACAACATCGCCGACGGCCGCGAGTTCATCGAGGTGGGCGGCCGGCGCACCCACGTCCTGGGCTACTTGCAGGACTTCCTGTTCACCCCAGACCGGGCACGCAGCCCGGTGCACAGCCTCTCCGGTGGCGAACGCGCCCGGCTGCTGCTGGCGCGGCTGTTTACCCGCCCGGCCAACCTGCTGGTGCTCGACGAGCCCACCAACGACCTGGACATGGAGACCCTGGAGCTGCTGGAGGACCGCCTGGCCGATTATGACGGCACCGTGTTGCTGGTCAGCCACGACCGCGAATTCATGGATCAGGTGGTCACCAGCACCTGGGTCTTCGAGGGCGAGGGCCGGATCACCGAGCACGCCGGCGGCTACAGCGACTGGCTGCGCCACCAGGCCCAGCGCGACACCGAGCAGGGCCGCCAAACGCGCCGCACCGAGGCCGCCCAGCGGCCGGAGCGCCCGACCAGCCGCAGTCGCCGGCCCGCCAAGCTGGGCTACAAGGCCCAGCGGGAGCTGGCCAGCCTGCCCGAGACCATCGAACGGCTGGAGCAGGAACAGAGCGAGCTGCAACAGCAACTGGCCAACCCGGCGATCTACCGCGACCGCCCGGAGGATATCCCGCGCCTGCAGGCCCAACTGGAGGCCCTGGAGGAGCGGCTGATGAGCGCCTTTGAGCGTTGGGAGGAACTGGAGGCCCAGACCCAGGTCTGA
- a CDS encoding DUF3422 family protein has protein sequence MNDDANAYHLTDHPLRRQIHDEVHARPFEILRAPMRVSHLAMLSGRHGADADRQHVAALCERFGVAPPASGANHLSEDFGPFRLKWERRTEFSTYTFFVHGAFDHPFENPAIDQVPLDWLERLPGKRLVAIHLGLESADMPARSVADTVALFNRNTVVGSVVSDGAARAWTDFRIHDDGYSRMLVRDIRLRERQAGRVVQRLLDIETYRMMALLAFPVAGQVSPELTALEERLASMTQRLTDIRALEDEQGLLADLSSLAAKVERIGNATHYRFNAARAYYALVERRMAELREQRIPGMQTIKGFLERRLEPAMRTCESVARRQESLARRVARTGDLLRTRVDVALEAQNRDLLDSMNRRARLQMRLQETVEGLSVVAISYYGVSLVGYLLGAGRAAGLDVSVDLLRGAAVPLVVAMVWLGVRWVKRRVVRRSEA, from the coding sequence ATGAACGATGACGCCAACGCCTACCACCTGACGGACCACCCCCTGCGTCGCCAGATCCACGACGAGGTCCACGCCCGGCCCTTTGAGATCCTGCGTGCGCCGATGCGGGTCTCCCACCTGGCCATGCTCTCCGGGCGCCATGGCGCGGACGCCGATCGTCAACACGTGGCCGCCCTGTGCGAGCGCTTCGGCGTGGCCCCGCCGGCGTCCGGTGCCAACCACCTGAGCGAGGACTTCGGCCCCTTCCGGCTCAAGTGGGAGCGGCGCACGGAGTTCTCCACCTACACCTTTTTCGTTCACGGGGCCTTCGACCACCCCTTCGAGAACCCGGCCATTGATCAGGTGCCGTTGGACTGGCTTGAACGGTTGCCCGGCAAGCGGCTGGTGGCGATCCATCTGGGCCTGGAGTCCGCCGATATGCCGGCGCGCAGCGTCGCCGACACCGTGGCGCTGTTCAATCGCAACACGGTGGTGGGCAGCGTGGTCTCTGACGGGGCGGCCCGCGCCTGGACCGACTTCCGCATCCACGACGACGGCTATTCGCGCATGTTGGTGCGCGACATCCGGTTGCGCGAGCGCCAGGCCGGCCGTGTGGTGCAGCGCCTGCTGGATATCGAGACTTACCGCATGATGGCCCTGCTGGCCTTCCCGGTCGCCGGGCAGGTGAGCCCGGAGCTCACGGCCCTGGAGGAGCGGCTGGCGTCGATGACCCAGCGGCTGACCGATATTCGGGCCCTGGAGGATGAGCAGGGGTTGCTGGCCGATCTCTCGTCGCTGGCCGCGAAGGTGGAGCGCATCGGCAATGCCACCCATTACCGGTTCAACGCCGCCCGGGCCTATTACGCGCTGGTGGAGCGGCGTATGGCGGAACTGCGCGAGCAGCGGATCCCGGGCATGCAGACAATAAAGGGCTTTCTGGAACGGCGCCTGGAGCCGGCCATGCGCACCTGTGAGTCGGTGGCCCGGCGCCAGGAGTCGCTGGCCCGCCGGGTGGCCCGCACCGGGGATCTGCTGCGCACCCGGGTGGACGTGGCCCTGGAGGCACAGAACCGCGACTTGCTGGACTCCATGAACCGCCGCGCCCGGCTGCAAATGCGGCTACAGGAGACGGTGGAGGGTCTGTCGGTGGTGGCCATCAGCTACTACGGCGTCTCCCTGGTCGGCTACCTGCTCGGTGCCGGCCGCGCTGCGGGGCTGGATGTCTCCGTCGATCTGCTCCGGGGCGCGGCGGTGCCGCTGGTGGTGGCCATGGTCTGGCTCGGCGTGCGCTGGGTGAAGCGGCGCGTGGTCCGGCGCAGCGAGGCCTGA
- a CDS encoding RsmB/NOP family class I SAM-dependent RNA methyltransferase produces MGAVRPDNPLFRYRDVVDDWPAFETAVASPLPATIWAHPARITREALRSLLAEAGIDARPVAWQPSALRLPAGLRPGAHWGQAAGLYHAQEEASMVPVTLLDPQPGHRVLDLCAAPGNKTAQAALALGNRGTVVANDVAKGRLAAIRHLIKRLGLMNVSVTCRPAQDYSPHAGGFDRVIADVPCSCEGTVRKSSQPSAQALCETRERLVARQTAILDKAVRLCRPGGRIVYSTCTFAPEENEQVVDALLRRYPDELRLLPVSLPGLYLAPGLTGWRGRTFLPELAQAVRLWPHHNNTGGFFIALLERVGGECREGARAAERPTDGHWLEGIVQRYAIPGSALAGLRLVHRGRKYAQLIAADHEPPARPERVFFGLPTVGVQMKPPKLTTAGVMALGAYARRNVVELDESQAQAYTRRQVVTLQPGQGIGLGESGSVVVRRRGYGLGLGVVSPAAEDGSRHLASLYPRSWAAEVP; encoded by the coding sequence ATGGGTGCTGTCCGTCCCGACAACCCGCTGTTCCGCTACCGCGATGTGGTGGACGACTGGCCGGCCTTCGAGACGGCGGTGGCCAGTCCGCTGCCGGCGACCATCTGGGCCCACCCGGCGCGGATCACCCGCGAGGCCCTGCGCTCGCTGCTGGCTGAGGCGGGTATCGATGCCCGGCCGGTGGCCTGGCAGCCCTCGGCCCTGCGTCTGCCCGCCGGGCTGCGTCCGGGGGCGCATTGGGGGCAGGCCGCCGGGCTTTACCATGCGCAGGAGGAGGCCAGCATGGTGCCGGTGACGCTGCTGGATCCGCAGCCCGGTCACCGGGTGCTCGACCTGTGCGCCGCCCCCGGCAACAAGACCGCCCAGGCGGCACTGGCGCTGGGAAACCGTGGCACCGTGGTGGCTAACGATGTGGCCAAGGGGCGGCTGGCCGCCATCCGTCATCTGATCAAGCGGCTGGGGCTGATGAACGTCTCGGTCACCTGTCGGCCGGCACAGGACTATTCCCCCCACGCGGGCGGTTTCGACCGGGTCATCGCCGACGTGCCCTGTAGCTGCGAGGGCACGGTGCGCAAGTCCAGCCAGCCCTCCGCCCAGGCCCTGTGCGAGACCCGTGAGCGGCTTGTCGCGCGGCAGACGGCCATTCTCGACAAGGCGGTGCGGCTCTGCCGCCCGGGCGGGCGTATCGTCTACTCCACCTGCACCTTTGCCCCGGAGGAGAACGAACAGGTGGTGGATGCCCTGCTGCGCCGCTACCCGGACGAACTGCGCTTGCTGCCGGTGAGCCTGCCCGGGCTGTACTTGGCACCGGGGCTCACCGGGTGGCGGGGCCGGACCTTCCTGCCGGAGCTGGCCCAGGCGGTCCGGCTCTGGCCCCACCACAACAACACCGGGGGGTTTTTCATCGCCCTGCTGGAGCGGGTGGGCGGCGAGTGCCGCGAGGGGGCGCGGGCGGCAGAACGGCCGACGGACGGTCACTGGCTGGAGGGTATTGTCCAGCGCTACGCCATTCCCGGGTCGGCCCTGGCCGGGTTGCGGCTGGTCCACCGTGGCCGCAAATACGCCCAGCTCATTGCCGCGGACCACGAGCCGCCGGCCCGGCCGGAGCGGGTGTTCTTCGGTCTGCCGACCGTCGGGGTGCAGATGAAGCCGCCCAAACTCACCACCGCCGGGGTGATGGCGCTGGGCGCTTACGCCCGGCGCAACGTGGTGGAACTGGACGAAAGCCAGGCGCAGGCCTATACCCGCCGCCAGGTGGTGACGCTGCAACCGGGGCAGGGCATCGGGCTGGGGGAGAGCGGTTCGGTGGTGGTCCGGCGCCGGGGCTATGGGCTGGGCCTGGGCGTGGTCAGCCCGGCGGCGGAGGATGGCAGCCGGCACCTGGCCAGCCTCTACCCGCGAAGCTGGGCCGCTGAGGTGCCCTGA
- a CDS encoding AEC family transporter: protein MFAELFAVMAPVLAGAGLGFAWVRLGHPYPVDFVTRLVFNIGTPALVLAAVSGADIDISAFGRTMLATALVVLAMGAVTFLMARLLGRDWRVLLAPMMYPNTGNMGLPVVLYAFGGTGFAFGITVMITVTLFQFTLGTMMASRGNPLRALLRTPTVYAILIVVGLLITDSELPRWLDNTVDLISGFTVPLMLITLGVSLASIRVTGLMSGVGFSLLRIPVAALLAWGAGLLVGLSPLAHAILVLQMSMPVAVFNYLFAVRAGREPEYVASLVFVSTLLSLLYLPVLLAILM, encoded by the coding sequence ATGTTTGCAGAGTTATTTGCTGTCATGGCCCCCGTGCTGGCCGGGGCCGGTCTGGGGTTTGCCTGGGTGCGACTGGGCCACCCCTATCCGGTGGATTTCGTCACCCGGCTGGTCTTCAATATCGGCACGCCCGCACTGGTCCTGGCCGCGGTCTCCGGGGCGGACATCGACATCAGTGCCTTCGGCCGGACGATGCTGGCAACGGCCCTCGTGGTGCTGGCGATGGGCGCGGTCACCTTCCTGATGGCCCGTTTGCTGGGTCGCGACTGGCGGGTGTTGCTGGCGCCGATGATGTACCCCAATACCGGCAACATGGGCCTGCCGGTGGTCCTCTACGCCTTCGGCGGTACCGGCTTCGCCTTCGGGATCACGGTGATGATCACCGTCACCCTGTTCCAGTTCACCCTGGGGACGATGATGGCCAGCCGCGGGAATCCGTTGCGGGCACTGCTCCGGACCCCCACGGTCTACGCCATACTCATCGTGGTTGGGTTGCTGATCACCGACAGTGAGTTGCCCCGTTGGCTGGACAACACGGTGGACCTGATCTCCGGGTTCACCGTGCCGCTCATGCTGATCACCCTGGGGGTCTCTCTGGCCAGCATTCGGGTGACCGGCCTGATGTCGGGGGTGGGCTTCAGCCTGTTGAGAATCCCGGTGGCCGCCCTGCTGGCCTGGGGGGCCGGCCTTCTGGTGGGGCTCTCGCCCCTGGCCCACGCCATCCTGGTGCTGCAGATGAGTATGCCGGTGGCGGTATTCAACTACCTGTTTGCGGTGCGCGCGGGCCGGGAGCCGGAGTACGTGGCCAGCCTGGTGTTCGTCTCCACGTTGTTGTCGTTGCTCTACCTGCCGGTGCTGCTGGCGATCCTGATGTGA
- a CDS encoding ArsR/SmtB family transcription factor, giving the protein MSHTPETTRKRDLLAQIATVGKALGHAYRLELLEYVAQGERTVEALTQLTGLHLATVSQHLQHLRRAGLVRTRREGKYIHYRVAGDDVVNLVNSLRCVAENNLSEVQRLVQDYFDDTEALEALPTADLLERLREGSVTLLDVRPEEEYRVGHLPGAINIPASELAQRLRDLPPGREVVAYCRGPYCALSHDAVRLLRERGVKALRLEAGYPEWKAAGLPVEDR; this is encoded by the coding sequence ATGAGCCACACCCCCGAGACCACCCGCAAGCGCGATCTCCTCGCCCAGATTGCCACCGTCGGCAAGGCCCTGGGCCACGCCTACCGGCTGGAACTGCTGGAATACGTCGCCCAGGGCGAGCGCACGGTGGAGGCCCTCACCCAACTCACCGGGCTGCATCTGGCCACTGTCTCGCAGCATCTGCAGCACCTTCGCCGCGCCGGCCTGGTCCGCACCCGCCGTGAGGGCAAATACATCCACTACCGGGTGGCCGGCGACGATGTGGTCAACCTGGTCAACAGCCTGCGCTGCGTCGCCGAAAACAACCTCTCCGAGGTACAGCGGCTGGTCCAGGACTACTTCGACGATACCGAGGCGCTGGAGGCCCTCCCCACCGCCGACCTGCTGGAACGGCTGCGGGAGGGGTCGGTGACCCTGCTCGACGTGCGGCCGGAAGAGGAGTACCGCGTCGGCCACCTCCCCGGCGCCATCAATATCCCGGCCTCGGAGCTGGCGCAGCGCCTGCGCGACCTGCCACCGGGCCGGGAGGTGGTGGCCTACTGCCGCGGCCCCTACTGCGCGCTCTCCCACGACGCGGTCCGTCTGTTGCGCGAGCGGGGTGTCAAGGCCCTGCGCCTGGAGGCCGGTTACCCGGAGTGGAAGGCGGCCGGCCTGCCGGTGGAAGACCGCTGA
- a CDS encoding cysteine desulfurase family protein codes for MSAPTPIYLDYNASTPIAPEVAKAMAPYLQEAYGNPSAGHWAGGPAREAVEQARRQVARLIGAAPDEIVFTSGGSEANNHAIKGTWYATEGPFHIITTAVEHPATLVPCRFLESLGASLTVLPVDRYGQVNPDAVQAAITPETRLISVMHANNEVGTLQPVEAIGRIARDHGVRFHVDAAQSAGKVPINVQAMGVDLLSLAGHKFYGPKGIGALYVRRGIDLTPLIHGAGHEGGRRAGTESALLATGLGTAAEKARDLSPMARVQALRDRLWTGLKGHFGDTLCLNGHPQARLPNTLNVAFADCVGAAILDRLDGVAASTGSACHAGSVTLSPVLAAMGVPERVGMGALRFSLGRWTTEQEIDEVIARLARAVPQARAATTQEPS; via the coding sequence ATGAGCGCACCAACCCCGATCTACCTGGACTACAACGCCAGCACGCCCATCGCCCCCGAGGTAGCCAAGGCCATGGCCCCCTACCTGCAGGAGGCCTATGGCAACCCCTCCGCCGGTCACTGGGCCGGCGGTCCGGCCCGTGAGGCGGTGGAGCAGGCGCGCCGGCAGGTGGCCCGGCTGATCGGGGCGGCGCCGGACGAGATCGTCTTCACCAGCGGCGGCAGCGAGGCGAACAACCACGCCATCAAGGGCACCTGGTACGCCACAGAGGGGCCATTTCACATCATCACCACGGCAGTGGAACACCCGGCCACCCTGGTCCCCTGCCGTTTCCTTGAATCCCTCGGTGCTAGCCTGACCGTACTCCCCGTGGACCGATATGGGCAGGTGAACCCGGACGCGGTCCAGGCGGCCATCACCCCCGAGACCCGCCTGATCAGCGTCATGCACGCCAACAACGAGGTGGGCACCCTGCAGCCGGTGGAGGCCATCGGCCGCATCGCCCGCGACCACGGTGTCCGCTTCCACGTGGACGCGGCGCAATCGGCCGGCAAGGTGCCCATCAACGTCCAGGCCATGGGCGTGGATCTGCTCTCGCTCGCCGGCCACAAGTTCTACGGCCCCAAGGGCATCGGCGCGCTCTACGTCCGTCGCGGCATCGACCTGACGCCGCTGATCCACGGCGCCGGTCACGAGGGGGGGCGCCGCGCCGGTACCGAGAGCGCGCTGCTCGCCACGGGGCTGGGCACCGCCGCCGAGAAGGCGCGTGACCTCAGCCCCATGGCTCGGGTTCAGGCGCTGCGCGACCGGCTCTGGACGGGCCTGAAGGGCCATTTCGGTGATACCCTTTGCCTGAACGGTCACCCTCAGGCCCGTCTGCCCAACACCCTGAACGTCGCCTTCGCCGACTGTGTAGGCGCGGCCATCCTGGACCGGCTCGACGGTGTCGCCGCCTCCACGGGCTCCGCCTGCCACGCCGGCTCTGTCACGCTCTCACCGGTGCTGGCCGCCATGGGGGTCCCGGAGCGGGTGGGCATGGGCGCACTCCGGTTCAGCCTGGGCCGCTGGACCACGGAACAGGAGATCGACGAGGTTATCGCAAGGCTCGCCCGGGCGGTCCCCCAGGCCCGGGCCGCCACCACACAGGAACCATCATGA
- a CDS encoding DsrE/DsrF/TusD sulfur relay family protein translates to MHYLILINDPPYGTERVFNGLRLAHALLKKADDNRVDVFLMADAVVGANAGQKTPDGFYNVERMLRRVLAGDRGRVLLCGTCMDARGMSDDDTMDGPRRSTMDELAQITADADKVIVF, encoded by the coding sequence ATGCACTACCTCATCCTGATCAACGATCCCCCTTATGGCACTGAGCGCGTCTTCAACGGCCTGCGTCTGGCCCACGCGCTGCTCAAAAAGGCCGACGACAACCGGGTCGACGTCTTCCTGATGGCCGATGCCGTGGTGGGTGCCAACGCCGGCCAGAAGACACCGGACGGCTTCTACAATGTCGAGCGTATGCTGCGTCGGGTGCTTGCCGGCGATCGCGGCCGTGTCCTGCTGTGCGGCACCTGCATGGATGCCCGCGGCATGTCCGACGACGACACCATGGACGGGCCACGCCGCAGCACCATGGACGAATTGGCGCAGATCACCGCTGACGCGGACAAGGTCATTGTTTTCTGA
- a CDS encoding class I SAM-dependent methyltransferase: protein MSGRQSRDHPAGYEAWYHSPRGRWVAKREFDLLFRLLRPALGSRVLDVGCGTGHFTRRFAQAGLDLVGLDPDGDALRYARSLDDSVAYVRGDARTLPFPDGAFANCIAITSLCFVESPEVALAEMARVAREGVALGLLHRPSLLHWQKAGRGGYRGARWDRGVDLRRWFQALPGWRLTDLRWGLFCARGPRALRAGTERMLPDRLPLGAFMAAVGRPVSDGKAE from the coding sequence ATGTCAGGGCGTCAGAGCCGGGATCATCCTGCGGGTTACGAGGCCTGGTACCACAGTCCGCGTGGCCGCTGGGTGGCGAAGCGGGAGTTCGATCTGCTCTTTCGGCTGCTGAGGCCGGCCCTGGGGAGCCGGGTTCTGGATGTCGGTTGCGGCACTGGCCACTTTACCCGGCGCTTTGCCCAGGCCGGCCTCGATCTGGTCGGGCTGGACCCGGACGGCGATGCCCTGCGCTACGCCCGCTCGCTGGATGATTCCGTGGCGTATGTCCGGGGTGATGCCCGAACCCTGCCATTCCCGGACGGGGCCTTCGCCAACTGCATCGCGATCACCAGCCTGTGCTTTGTCGAGTCCCCGGAGGTGGCGTTGGCCGAGATGGCGCGGGTGGCGCGTGAGGGGGTGGCCCTGGGGCTGCTCCACCGGCCGAGTCTGTTGCACTGGCAGAAGGCCGGGCGGGGGGGCTATCGCGGCGCGCGCTGGGATCGCGGGGTAGACCTGCGCCGCTGGTTCCAGGCACTGCCGGGCTGGCGGCTGACGGACCTCCGTTGGGGCCTCTTCTGTGCCCGCGGCCCGCGGGCACTGCGCGCCGGCACGGAGCGCATGCTGCCGGATCGGCTGCCACTCGGGGCGTTCATGGCCGCGGTGGGGCGGCCGGTATCCGACGGAAAAGCCGAGTAA
- a CDS encoding arsenic resistance protein → MNAFQILSKLTGKLTIAIPAMMAMGFVFGAVAPSDWLQALILPLTFLMVYPMMVNLKVRSVLEGVDGRAQGLALLVNFGVIPFIAFAIGLLFLADHPYFALGLLLAALLPTSGMTIAWTGFAKGNVPAAIKMTVIGLLVGSVATPFYVQWLMGAEVPVDLLTVFRQIAIIVLLPLVAGQITQHYLRRRYGQEGYQRRWAPRFPPLSSLGVLGIVFVAMALKAGDLIASPGDLLIIAVPVVLLYLINYTLSTGIARAVLGRGEGIALVYGTVMRNLSIALALAMNAFGEAGADAALVVALAFIIQVQSAAWYVKLTDRVFGSAPETDGVGEQAR, encoded by the coding sequence ATGAACGCCTTTCAGATCCTGTCCAAGCTTACCGGTAAGCTGACTATCGCCATCCCCGCGATGATGGCGATGGGGTTCGTTTTCGGGGCCGTGGCGCCGAGCGACTGGCTGCAGGCGCTTATTCTGCCTCTCACCTTCCTGATGGTTTACCCGATGATGGTCAATCTGAAGGTGCGTTCGGTCCTGGAAGGGGTGGACGGTCGCGCCCAGGGCCTGGCGCTGCTGGTGAATTTTGGCGTCATTCCCTTCATCGCCTTTGCCATCGGGCTGCTGTTCCTGGCCGATCACCCCTATTTCGCCCTGGGGCTGCTGCTGGCGGCGCTGCTGCCGACCAGCGGCATGACCATTGCCTGGACCGGCTTTGCCAAAGGCAACGTGCCCGCCGCCATCAAGATGACGGTGATTGGCCTGCTTGTGGGCTCGGTGGCGACGCCCTTTTACGTGCAATGGCTGATGGGCGCCGAGGTGCCGGTGGACCTGCTGACGGTCTTCCGCCAGATCGCCATTATCGTGCTGCTGCCACTGGTGGCCGGGCAGATCACCCAGCACTACCTGCGCCGTCGCTACGGCCAGGAGGGCTACCAGAGGCGGTGGGCCCCGCGTTTCCCGCCGCTCTCCTCCCTGGGGGTGCTGGGTATCGTCTTCGTGGCCATGGCCCTGAAGGCCGGGGACCTGATCGCCTCTCCCGGCGACCTGCTGATTATCGCCGTGCCGGTGGTCCTGCTTTACCTGATCAACTACACCCTCAGCACCGGCATTGCCCGCGCCGTGTTGGGGCGGGGCGAGGGGATTGCGCTGGTCTACGGCACGGTGATGCGCAATCTCTCCATTGCCCTGGCATTGGCCATGAACGCCTTTGGCGAGGCAGGTGCCGATGCGGCGCTGGTGGTTGCGCTGGCCTTCATCATCCAGGTGCAGTCGGCGGCCTGGTACGTCAAACTGACGGACCGGGTGTTTGGTAGCGCACCGGAAACGGACGGGGTCGGCGAACAGGCGCGATGA